In Silene latifolia isolate original U9 population chromosome X, ASM4854445v1, whole genome shotgun sequence, the following proteins share a genomic window:
- the LOC141622686 gene encoding uncharacterized protein LOC141622686 — MEEAGMRPYKVSYPGEYDPYELMRPSEDPRLGHAQKQKEEFYEQHGYSDDDDDDVDVGPFEDKIEDYYPNPPLPLVPRPPTTYSPSSPFTFLLPPLLHAEWVKSYKQNWKKTLKRDVKYEAKVLEKTDCDCVEAAINFYNQKHGTDYKIVETLGSYGCFDTGFWFHCNFRAQCCESDPSSPPKLFFAELNRIEYDQLIVKVCMPLDDGLGNRNSSIVRGCVMCGNHLLHPVKGFQAGRNIGG, encoded by the exons ATGGAAGAAGCAGGTATGCGTCCGTATAAGGTATCGTATCCCGGAGAATATGATCCATATGAATTGATGAGGCCGTCCGAGGATCCTAGACTTGGTCATGCTCAGAAACAAAAGGAAGAATTCTATGAACAACATGGTTACAGTgatgacgacgatgatgatgttgatgtcGG ACCTTTTGAAGATAAAATTGAAGATTATTACCC CAACCCCCCTCTCCCACTTGTTCCGAGACCTCCGACCACATACAGTCCGTCGTCGCCATTTACTTTCCTTCTCCCGCCGCTCCTACACGCTGAATG GGTTAAGAGTTACAAGCAGAACTGGAAAAAAACGCTCAAGCGAGATGTGAAATATGAGGCAAAAGTCTTGGAGAAAACAGATTGTGATTGTGTAGAGGCGGCTATCAATTTCTACAACCAAAAACAT GGTACTGATTATAAGATTGTGGAAACCCTAGGTAGCTATGGGTGCTTTGATACTGGATTTTGGTTTCATTGCAATTTCAGAGCTCAGTGCTGCGAATCTGATCCCTCCTCGCCGCCTAAGCTCTTCTTCGCAGAGCTTAATAGGATCGAATATGATCAACTCATCGTCAAAGTTTGTATGCCCTTGGACGATGGCCTTGGGAATC GTAATTCTAGTATTGTTCGTGGCTGCGTAATGTGTGGCAATCACCTCTTGCATCCTGTCAAAGGATTTCAAGCTGGGAGGAATATTGGTGGATGA